A stretch of DNA from Mycobacterium senriense:
GCACGAACGAGGGCGGTTGCACGGTGCTCGCCGAGGTCGCGGCGTAGCGGACCATCGCCGCCGAGTTGTTCACCCACATGGTGTTGTACTCGGCCTCGGTTTCGGCGATCGCCGGGTAGTTGATCCCGAAGAAGTTGGTGGCCAGCAACATCGCCAGCCGCGCGCGGTTGGCGGCCACCAGCGAGGGATGCACCACCGTCCAGTGCGTCAACTCGAACGCCGCGCTCATCACCTGCACCGAGGTGGCGACCTCCTGGCACTGCTGCGCGGTGACGCGCAGCCAGTCCAGATAGGGTTCCAGCGCTTGGGCCATCGCCAAGGCGGACGGGCCGTGCCACGTCGTCATCAGCCACGACAGCTCCGCGCTGTAGCCGGCCGCGGATTGCTCGAGCTCCATGCTGAGCTCCTGCCAGGCGCCGGCGGCCGCGATCCATGACCAGGCGCCGGGCCCAGAGTGGATCAGCGCCGAAGTGACCTCCGGCGGCAGCATCCCGAAATCCATGAACCTTTACCTCGGGGAAGAACGTGGGTGGAGCCAACGCCGCGCGTTGGCCCGTCCGGCAATTCGCGGGTGGGCGGCGATGGGACATCGCGGTGTCCTGCTGCCGGTCGCCGTTGACCGCAAGGTTCGGCGTCCGCAGTCGTGGGGCACCATCGCGATGTCACCCCGCCGATGGATTTCGAGGCATCACTTTGCCCTTGACCTGCTGGCCGTAGTCGACGTCCTCGTACTTCTGTTGTTTGCGCTTGCGCCAGCCGGTGCCGGCCGACGCCGTCGCCGGCGGCACCATCATCGGCATCAGGGGCAGCCCCGATTCCGCTGCGGGAAGGGGCGACGCCGCGGAGGCGAGCTGCACCCCGGTCTGGGTGCCTGGCAACAGCCCCACCACGGCGGGAGGGGCGGTGAGCTTGCCCACCGTCACCCCGACGCCCATCGCGCCCGTCGGCGCCATTCCCGCGCCAAGGCCTTTGACCGCATTGGACAGGCTCGCCGTGGCCGCTCCCAGGCCTTCGGACAGGCCGCTGCCGATGTCACCGCCCACGGACTGAACCCCCTGGGCGGTAGCCAGCTGCGCCCACACGCCGAGCAGGTTGATGGGGAAGCCGGACGATATGAACTGGTTGCCCCAGGTGCTGAAGTAGTTGAACCAGCCGGCGTTGGGGTCGAACCCACCCGGCATGTTGAGAGAGTTCAGCAGCGACCCCACCGACGAGCCCGAATTGCCCGCGCCCAGAAGGCCGGCGTTGTTCACCGCGACCTGCTGGTTGACCGTGCCGGATGGATTGGTGATCGCCAGCGGCGAATTGAACTGGGACAGCTGCGTGGTCGACTGCGACGAGGTCGCCTGGTAGCGGGTCATCGCCGCCGCGTTGTTCGCCCACATGGTCTGGTATTCGTTTTCGGTCTCGGCGATGGCCGCCGTGTTGGTGCCGAACCCGTTGGTGGCCAGCAGCTGCGCCAGGCGCGTCCGGTTGGCGGTGACCACGGAGGGATGAACCACCGTGGCCCGTGTCGTGCTGAACGCCGTCGCGGCGGTCTCGGCCGAGGTGGCCAGCTGGGCGGATTGCTGCGCGGTCTCACGCAGCCACAGCAGATACGGCTGGACCGACTGCAGCATCGCCATCGCCGACGGCCCGTCCCAGGACTCGATGAGCGACGACAGGGTCGAGGCATAGGTGGAGACCGAATTCTCCAGCTCGACGGCCAGCCGCTGCCAGGCACCGGCGGCCTCGATCAGCGAGCCCGCTCCGGGCCCGGTGTGGATGAGCGTCGAGGTGACCTCGGGGGGTGCAAAAAGATCCATCACATCTCACAATGCCCACGCTGAGAACGTCCTCAGCAAACTTGTGTTAACCAGGCAACGAAGAACCCTGAAACTCTGTACCCCGGTGCCCGTCACTGCAGTCGGTACCTCCCAGTTCGACCGCCACATGTTAGGACACCCTATACCCATACTAGAAATCGTTTTCACATTTGCTGGCCAGGGCCCTTTACCCGACACCCGCCGTCCACTAAACGGTCACCGATTCGCCGCGGTCCACGGCGATGATCCGGTCCCCCAGCCCCCGCCGCTGCATCTCCCGGGTGAAGTCGGCCAGGGGGGACGCGAAGGCCGCGTAGTCGTCGAAGTGCACCGGGATGGCCTTCGGGAGGGCCAGCATCGCGACCAGTTCGGCGCCCTGGCGGCCGTCCATGGTCACCGTCAGCCCGAAGGGAAGCCGGTTTCCGGCCGGCAGCCGGGTGCCGCCGAGGTGCAGCATGCCCGCGTCGATCGGGTCGAACCGCGCGGGGATCTCCTTGAGCTCCTCGATCAGCAGGGTGTCCCCGGAGATGTACAGCCGGCGCCGGGGCGAGCCGTCGTCGGCGGCGACCTCCACCATCGTGCCCATCACCGGCGGGAGCAGGCGCTGACTCCATCCCGGCGCGTGGCGCCCCGGCAGCGACGTGAGGGTCAGCGTGGTGCCGGCCTTCGTGGTCGTGTGCTGCTGCCACGTCCGCAGGCCGCGC
This window harbors:
- a CDS encoding PPE family protein, with amino-acid sequence MDLFAPPEVTSTLIHTGPGAGSLIEAAGAWQRLAVELENSVSTYASTLSSLIESWDGPSAMAMLQSVQPYLLWLRETAQQSAQLATSAETAATAFSTTRATVVHPSVVTANRTRLAQLLATNGFGTNTAAIAETENEYQTMWANNAAAMTRYQATSSQSTTQLSQFNSPLAITNPSGTVNQQVAVNNAGLLGAGNSGSSVGSLLNSLNMPGGFDPNAGWFNYFSTWGNQFISSGFPINLLGVWAQLATAQGVQSVGGDIGSGLSEGLGAATASLSNAVKGLGAGMAPTGAMGVGVTVGKLTAPPAVVGLLPGTQTGVQLASAASPLPAAESGLPLMPMMVPPATASAGTGWRKRKQQKYEDVDYGQQVKGKVMPRNPSAG
- a CDS encoding MBL fold metallo-hydrolase, which codes for MDITVTFVGNATTLISAGGLTLLTDPNFLHRGQRAYLGHGLVSKRLKEPALSLSELPPVDAIVLSHMHGDHWDRVAQRGLDHELPVVTTPHAAKRLHRRGFARARGLRTWQQHTTTKAGTTLTLTSLPGRHAPGWSQRLLPPVMGTMVEVAADDGSPRRRLYISGDTLLIEELKEIPARFDPIDAGMLHLGGTRLPAGNRLPFGLTVTMDGRQGAELVAMLALPKAIPVHFDDYAAFASPLADFTREMQRRGLGDRIIAVDRGESVTV